The following coding sequences are from one Haloplasma contractile SSD-17B window:
- a CDS encoding MupG family TIM beta-alpha barrel fold protein, protein MIGISVYIGLEEYPQKENEAYIRLAHRLGIRHIFTSAHIPEMHASYIDELKEILTLTTELNMYVSLDLSKEVSNRIDLNNYNVHTLRLDYGFSNGEIVELSTCSTYNIELNASTLNEQRLISLIKMGLNIEQVSVSHNYYPKRYTGLDYKTFNQKNEYYKQHGLTIKAFIPSQFGKRGPIYEGLPTVERHRSLNLTIAIQELVQANVDLIYFGDAYASEQELIEAINLRTDVIAFQVKLADKISDLEYSIVKQRHVNRLDESQYFKRSSRYRCTDQTIEPHNTTERKQYSVTIDNKHYKRYQGELQIIKKDLEADPKVNVVGTLLNCEYLLDCLKPGMPFEFNIVKKDDDL, encoded by the coding sequence ATGATTGGGATATCGGTTTATATAGGACTAGAAGAGTATCCACAAAAAGAAAATGAAGCATACATTCGGTTAGCACATCGATTAGGGATAAGACATATTTTTACCTCAGCACATATCCCTGAAATGCACGCATCGTATATAGACGAGTTAAAAGAAATTCTTACATTAACGACTGAATTAAACATGTATGTTTCGCTTGATCTGTCTAAAGAAGTTAGTAATCGGATTGATTTAAATAACTATAATGTTCACACCCTTAGACTCGATTATGGGTTTAGTAATGGAGAGATTGTAGAGTTATCAACATGTTCTACTTATAATATTGAATTAAATGCTAGTACGTTAAATGAACAAAGGCTAATTAGTCTTATAAAAATGGGACTGAATATAGAGCAGGTTAGTGTCTCTCATAACTATTATCCAAAACGGTATACAGGACTCGACTATAAAACATTTAATCAAAAAAATGAGTACTATAAACAACATGGACTAACAATTAAAGCATTCATACCTTCACAATTCGGTAAAAGGGGTCCCATCTATGAGGGCTTACCTACAGTAGAACGTCATCGTAGTTTGAATTTAACCATCGCAATTCAAGAATTAGTTCAAGCAAACGTTGACCTGATCTACTTCGGTGATGCTTACGCAAGTGAACAAGAACTAATAGAAGCGATTAACTTAAGGACGGATGTAATTGCGTTTCAAGTTAAACTAGCTGATAAAATTTCAGACTTAGAATATTCAATAGTGAAGCAACGCCACGTTAATCGACTAGATGAGTCACAATACTTTAAACGATCAAGTCGATATCGATGTACTGACCAAACAATCGAACCGCACAATACAACCGAACGGAAACAGTATTCTGTAACGATTGATAATAAACACTATAAACGATATCAAGGAGAATTACAGATAATAAAAAAAGACCTTGAAGCAGATCCAAAAGTGAATGTAGTTGGAACCTTGTTAAATTGTGAGTATTTACTTGACTGCCTAAAGCCCGGAATGCCATTTGAATTTAACATTGTAAAAAAGGATGATGATTTGTGA
- a CDS encoding BadF/BadG/BcrA/BcrD ATPase family protein, with the protein MKNCIIGVDAGGTKTLVTAFTLNREEILSKEGLSGTLAENQEQNKKHIVSTIDDVYETIKKDYNCVYMQLGISGLGAYNDVHQFQEELVNRYDTTVKLANDAELALYSIIKDQHDEGILILAGTGSACFGIKNQQVSLVGGWGHLLGDEGGAYHVAIQALRQIIDEEDNNRPHSELSTVILNHLELDTSFDLKKYVYNNEKSTIAKLSKLISIQAEQGNSAAVKLLEEAGNDLANFVYKTHKKLDMGKDVLIGMRGSLIQKSSHAKHSFTNYVKHLLPNPQLVTDDIQPIIGAYYMAKRQLDEGGF; encoded by the coding sequence GTGAAAAATTGCATAATAGGAGTTGACGCAGGTGGCACTAAAACGTTAGTGACCGCATTCACTTTAAATCGTGAAGAAATTCTGAGTAAAGAAGGTCTCAGTGGTACCCTTGCAGAAAACCAAGAGCAAAATAAAAAACATATAGTATCTACGATTGATGACGTGTATGAAACGATAAAAAAAGACTATAATTGTGTCTATATGCAATTAGGGATATCAGGACTTGGTGCCTACAACGATGTGCATCAATTTCAAGAAGAATTAGTCAATCGGTATGATACAACGGTAAAACTAGCAAACGATGCAGAATTAGCATTATACTCAATTATTAAAGATCAACATGATGAGGGGATTTTAATATTAGCGGGTACAGGTAGCGCCTGCTTTGGTATAAAAAATCAACAAGTATCGTTAGTAGGTGGTTGGGGCCACCTTCTCGGTGATGAAGGTGGTGCTTACCATGTTGCGATCCAGGCATTAAGACAGATTATTGACGAGGAAGATAATAACAGGCCTCATAGTGAACTGTCTACAGTAATCTTAAATCATCTTGAACTGGATACATCATTCGATCTAAAGAAATATGTCTATAATAATGAGAAATCAACGATTGCTAAACTCTCAAAACTAATATCTATACAAGCAGAACAAGGAAACTCGGCTGCTGTAAAATTATTAGAAGAAGCAGGTAATGATTTAGCAAACTTTGTTTATAAAACACACAAAAAGTTAGATATGGGCAAAGATGTTTTAATTGGAATGCGAGGAAGTTTAATCCAAAAGTCAAGCCATGCGAAACATTCATTTACTAACTATGTAAAGCATCTATTACCAAATCCACAATTAGTAACAGACGATATTCAACCGATTATAGGTGCATATTATATGGCTAAACGACAACTGGATGAAGGGGGATTCTAA
- the anmK gene encoding anhydro-N-acetylmuramic acid kinase AnmK, producing the protein MTLAIGLMSGTSLDGIDAVLIDISGYGDKTSYRLIKGINTDYSQELRHKILKASSKEQSDVQQICSLNFELGYEFSKAVKKLLTEANKDPQDIDFIASHGQTIWHNPNNRDSYHSSTLQIGASAVIAYETGIEVVSNFREMDIAAGGEGAPLVPYVDYLLHQNKHKNVIIQNIGGIGNLTYIPKNGTLHDLVAMDTGPGNMMIDYVVNKYFNKKYDDGGLIASKGSIIQPLLEKLLEHPFISQLPPKSTGREQFGEVYIKEMLDSIQIDQYKPEDIVTTFTHFTAETIVYQYNTFIKKYDEVLLAGGGSYNHYLVKLLKEKLKIDVFTMEDKGFDSNFKEAIAFAILGNETINQLTSNVPSATGASRSVILGTITKAPFQTKRSDNHGRFTKYNNRKKEH; encoded by the coding sequence ATGACACTTGCAATTGGACTTATGAGTGGGACTTCTCTTGATGGAATTGATGCAGTACTGATTGATATTAGTGGTTATGGTGACAAAACATCCTATCGTCTAATTAAAGGGATCAATACTGATTATTCTCAGGAGTTAAGACATAAGATTCTAAAAGCTTCATCTAAAGAGCAATCAGATGTCCAACAAATCTGTAGTTTAAATTTCGAATTAGGTTATGAATTTAGTAAAGCAGTTAAGAAATTACTAACAGAAGCGAATAAAGACCCACAAGATATTGATTTTATTGCTTCGCACGGCCAGACAATATGGCATAATCCAAACAATCGTGATTCCTATCACTCGTCTACATTACAAATTGGAGCAAGTGCTGTAATTGCATATGAAACAGGCATTGAGGTTGTATCAAATTTTCGCGAAATGGATATAGCTGCAGGTGGAGAAGGAGCACCATTAGTTCCATATGTCGATTACCTACTTCACCAAAACAAACATAAGAATGTCATCATTCAGAATATTGGTGGTATAGGTAATTTAACATATATCCCGAAAAATGGAACGCTTCACGATTTAGTTGCTATGGATACAGGACCAGGTAACATGATGATCGATTATGTAGTAAATAAATATTTTAACAAAAAATATGATGACGGTGGATTAATTGCTTCAAAAGGATCGATTATACAGCCATTGTTAGAAAAATTACTCGAGCATCCTTTTATTAGTCAGCTACCACCTAAATCAACAGGGCGTGAGCAGTTTGGAGAAGTCTACATTAAGGAAATGTTAGACAGCATACAAATAGATCAATACAAACCAGAAGATATTGTAACAACATTTACTCATTTTACCGCGGAAACAATTGTTTATCAGTATAATACATTTATAAAAAAATATGATGAAGTTCTATTAGCAGGTGGGGGCAGTTATAATCATTATTTAGTCAAACTATTAAAAGAAAAATTGAAAATAGACGTATTTACGATGGAAGATAAAGGATTTGATTCAAACTTCAAAGAGGCTATAGCATTTGCAATCTTAGGGAATGAAACAATCAATCAACTTACAAGTAATGTTCCGAGTGCAACAGGCGCTAGCCGGTCAGTCATCTTAGGTACAATTACAAAAGCCCCATTTCAAACAAAGAGGAGTGATAACCATGGTAGATTTACAAAATATAACAACCGAAAAAAGGAACACTAA
- the murQ gene encoding N-acetylmuramic acid 6-phosphate etherase, giving the protein MVDLQNITTEKRNTNTRNIDTLSTLEIVKKINEEDKSVPHSVEKSLPQIAKLIDEVVDKFQKGGRLIYMGAGTSGRIGVLDASECPPTFSTDHNMVTALIAGGQQAMTVAVEGAEDSKELAAEDLKKINVSSNDIVIGITASGRTPYAVGGVEYANEIGVTTGCITTSSNSEIAEKAKFPVEAITGAEPLTGSTRMKSGTAQKLICNMVSTTSMIKLGKVYENLMIDVQQNNKKLVSRAVRIVTEITGLTNQEAMEYLQKYKEVKPAIFAILTGVKDEQEIIMYLDSAKGHLRNAIHLYGTEHKEEAV; this is encoded by the coding sequence ATGGTAGATTTACAAAATATAACAACCGAAAAAAGGAACACTAACACACGAAATATTGATACGCTATCTACATTAGAGATTGTAAAAAAGATCAATGAAGAAGACAAATCCGTACCGCATAGTGTTGAGAAATCATTACCCCAAATAGCAAAGTTAATCGATGAGGTTGTTGACAAGTTTCAAAAAGGTGGACGTCTGATCTATATGGGTGCAGGAACTAGTGGAAGAATTGGAGTGTTAGATGCTAGTGAATGTCCGCCTACATTCTCAACCGATCATAATATGGTGACTGCTCTAATTGCAGGGGGACAACAAGCGATGACTGTTGCCGTAGAGGGAGCAGAAGATTCAAAGGAACTTGCAGCTGAGGACCTGAAGAAAATTAATGTTTCATCAAACGATATTGTAATTGGAATTACAGCTAGTGGACGTACACCATATGCTGTAGGTGGTGTCGAATATGCGAATGAAATCGGTGTAACGACTGGATGCATTACAACGAGTTCAAACTCAGAAATCGCGGAGAAGGCAAAGTTCCCGGTTGAAGCAATAACAGGAGCTGAGCCACTTACAGGTTCTACACGGATGAAGTCAGGTACAGCACAAAAATTAATCTGTAATATGGTCTCAACCACATCAATGATTAAACTTGGTAAAGTTTATGAGAACTTAATGATTGATGTGCAACAAAACAATAAAAAATTAGTGAGCCGTGCAGTTCGGATTGTTACTGAAATAACCGGATTAACAAATCAAGAGGCCATGGAATACTTACAAAAATATAAAGAAGTTAAGCCAGCAATATTTGCTATTTTAACAGGTGTTAAAGATGAACAAGAAATAATCATGTATTTAGATTCAGCAAAAGGACATCTTCGAAATGCGATTCATTTATACGGAACAGAACATAAAGAGGAAGCTGTATAA
- a CDS encoding phosphodiester glycosidase family protein, with amino-acid sequence MKKLLILFVICMSITTISASATSSILEVVDETSEEVEGVVHKEIKGIIQKNGDDYTQVINILEADVKIGSNIELVSADSYGAYDFGLANIKELAKKYEEDNPDKLVIGGINGDFFNTKTGQPVELFVRDSEVVYTGANYKRDAIGVKGNGIVVMGKPVIGDVTIKVNDFDQLTEHVMSIDKINALPLEGEISVYFDSYKEVISDEGASKYIIDAIEMKTLNLSNPEIASVYGKGTISGDDLTTGTPLQERFVVVSKNLEFDEFMSKNNQITVQRELTGQFKDIKYGLGAWGTLVNYGQIVDNIESAGTYSRHPRTAFGVKSDGTVLLVTVDGRQAAQGMFGVELPELASIMVELGAETAYNLDGGGSTTMILRDGDSFETINSPSDGNLRDLSNALLLVTDRPEEPEEPVDPEPIDDSNDESIDQGDDDEQETQEPTSKKEKNNVPITIIFGVLTTTVIAILLYVYGKKR; translated from the coding sequence ATGAAAAAACTATTGATTCTATTCGTCATATGCATGAGTATTACGACTATTTCTGCATCTGCTACTTCATCTATACTTGAAGTAGTGGATGAAACTAGTGAAGAAGTAGAAGGTGTTGTTCATAAAGAAATAAAAGGAATCATTCAAAAAAATGGTGACGATTACACTCAAGTGATTAATATTCTAGAAGCAGATGTCAAAATTGGATCTAACATAGAATTAGTATCAGCCGATTCATATGGTGCTTATGACTTTGGCTTAGCTAATATAAAGGAACTGGCTAAGAAATATGAAGAAGACAATCCAGATAAACTAGTGATTGGTGGAATTAATGGCGATTTCTTCAATACAAAGACTGGTCAACCTGTTGAGCTATTTGTACGCGATAGTGAAGTTGTCTATACTGGCGCTAATTATAAACGTGATGCCATTGGTGTTAAAGGAAATGGGATTGTAGTAATGGGAAAACCAGTAATTGGCGATGTAACAATTAAAGTAAATGATTTTGATCAACTAACTGAACACGTCATGTCAATAGATAAAATTAATGCATTACCACTTGAAGGTGAAATCAGTGTTTACTTTGATTCTTATAAAGAAGTAATCTCAGATGAAGGAGCCAGCAAGTACATCATTGATGCAATTGAGATGAAAACATTAAATTTATCCAACCCTGAGATTGCTAGTGTGTATGGGAAAGGAACTATTTCTGGTGATGACCTAACAACAGGTACACCATTACAAGAAAGATTTGTAGTCGTATCAAAAAACTTAGAATTTGATGAGTTCATGTCAAAAAATAATCAAATTACTGTTCAAAGAGAGCTAACAGGACAGTTTAAAGATATAAAATATGGACTTGGTGCTTGGGGAACCCTTGTAAATTATGGTCAAATAGTGGATAATATAGAGAGTGCAGGAACTTATTCAAGACATCCTAGAACAGCATTCGGGGTTAAATCAGATGGAACAGTTCTTTTAGTAACGGTAGATGGACGGCAAGCTGCACAAGGTATGTTTGGTGTTGAACTACCAGAACTAGCTAGCATTATGGTTGAACTCGGTGCTGAGACTGCGTATAATCTTGATGGTGGTGGATCCACTACTATGATTTTGAGGGATGGAGACTCATTTGAGACCATTAATAGTCCATCGGATGGGAATCTACGTGACCTGTCCAATGCGTTGTTGTTAGTAACTGATAGGCCTGAAGAACCAGAAGAACCAGTAGATCCTGAACCAATTGATGATTCAAATGATGAATCAATTGATCAAGGTGATGACGATGAACAAGAAACTCAAGAACCCACTAGTAAAAAAGAGAAAAACAATGTCCCAATCACAATAATCTTTGGTGTTTTAACAACAACGGTTATAGCAATCCTATTATATGTGTATGGAAAGAAGAGATAG
- a CDS encoding MurR/RpiR family transcriptional regulator: MYNSKILTNIETYKNSLTKSETKIVKFLEEKITDVIYMSVTEFADTVDVGETTILRFCRKIGFKGYQDFKIAVAQDDINKNNIETKDSISEKIYDSIVEVLSNSKNLIKQEDIDEVIDIMNKARKVYFFGVGSSGITALEAKSKFFRIHRKFDAVTDSHFQSMVSEIVNEDDVIVVLTLSGSTKDVVDVVERAKQNGAKIVTITNYQRAPITKHTDILLLTSNKKMQIEGGAMVEKITQLYMIDILYISYVELKDEFKDRRRMTARSVVDKKY, from the coding sequence GTGTATAACAGTAAGATATTGACCAATATTGAAACTTATAAAAATAGTTTAACAAAAAGTGAAACAAAAATAGTTAAGTTTCTTGAAGAAAAGATTACAGATGTCATCTATATGTCTGTAACAGAATTTGCTGACACAGTAGATGTTGGTGAAACCACAATTCTGAGATTTTGTAGGAAGATTGGATTTAAGGGATATCAAGATTTTAAGATTGCAGTTGCTCAAGATGATATTAATAAGAATAACATTGAGACAAAAGATTCAATAAGTGAGAAAATTTATGATAGCATTGTAGAAGTTTTATCAAATTCTAAGAATTTAATAAAACAAGAAGATATTGATGAAGTCATCGATATTATGAACAAAGCTAGGAAAGTTTATTTCTTTGGTGTGGGGTCCTCAGGTATAACAGCATTAGAAGCTAAGAGTAAATTCTTTAGAATCCATCGTAAATTTGATGCAGTTACAGACAGTCATTTTCAAAGCATGGTATCAGAGATTGTTAATGAAGATGATGTGATTGTTGTATTAACATTGTCAGGTAGTACTAAAGATGTCGTGGATGTTGTTGAACGAGCGAAACAAAATGGTGCAAAAATAGTTACAATTACAAACTATCAACGTGCCCCAATTACAAAACACACAGATATTTTGTTACTAACATCGAACAAAAAGATGCAAATCGAAGGTGGCGCTATGGTTGAGAAAATCACTCAACTTTATATGATTGATATCCTCTATATCAGTTATGTAGAATTAAAAGATGAATTTAAGGATCGAAGACGAATGACTGCACGTTCTGTTGTCGATAAGAAATATTAG